From the Carya illinoinensis cultivar Pawnee chromosome 4, C.illinoinensisPawnee_v1, whole genome shotgun sequence genome, one window contains:
- the LOC122308140 gene encoding uncharacterized protein LOC122308140, whose product MDYAGWPETHRITPQPRPPNTNPPPPDPYSSSHYPYYPPDHIPVSLTAVTHSSLGPHDLYAGLGADPGRIIPIGVDAYASLSSYQHTHLRIQGHAGAGSYGHRHLTLGTGSSVYYSDPNSQNWAAKEAVRIYGAYRVGYGAGVPIPSSGTEQLAIANSNFTFRANSTPRQGNSAGKMYRKKMKTKTKTVQSVYCELCKIDCDTKDVLDKHKLGKKHKKNLEKLNEVTAPAQSAEGSKNLVIGPQEKPNMDKAVGGRKSRKKAAAHEEDLESKRRKVLEGGAAAEAVRTCAICNVVCNSETVFNYHLAGQKHAAMVKKQADGTGMATAS is encoded by the exons ATGGACTATGCCGGGTGGCCTGAGACGCACCGAATCACACCACAACCACGACCTCCAAATACTAACCCACCACCTCCAGACCCCTACTCTTCTTCCCATTACCCATACTACCCTCCAGACCATATCCCAGTTTCCCTCACTGCCGTTACGCATTCCTCTCTTGGACCCCATGACTTGTACGCCGGCCTTGGCGCCGATCCCGGTAGGATCATCCCAATTGGGGTCGACGCCTATGCCTCCCTGAGCTCCTACCAGCATACCCATTTGCGCATCCAAGGCCATGCCGGTGCTGGGTCGTACGGTCACCGCCATCTGACTCTGGGTACGGGGTCGTCCGTTTACTATTCGGACCCGAATTCGCAGAACTGGGCCGCCAAGGAGGCCGTCCGGATATACGGGGCGTACCGGGTTGGCTATGGAGCT GGTGTGCCCATACCATCAAGTGGGACAGAACAATTGGCCATTGCAAATTCAAACTTCACTTTCAGGGCTAACAGTACTCCTCGTCAGGGAAATAGCGCTGGGAAGATGTAccgaaagaaaatgaaaacaaagacGAAGACTGTACAATCTGTGTATTGTGAACTTTGCAAAATCGATTGTGACACCAAGGATGTACTCGACAAGCATAAATTGGGAAAGAAGCATAAGAAGAACCTGGAGAAACTAAATGAAGTAACTGCCCCAGCTCAAAGTGCGGAAGGATCAAAAAATCTTGTAATTGGGCCGCAAGAGAAGCCCAATATGGACAAAGCTGTTGGTGGGAGAAAGAGTCGGAAGAAGGCTGCTGCACATGAAGAGGATCTGGAGTCGAAGAGACGGAAGGTCCTTGAAGGTGGGGCGGCAGCTGAGGCAGTAAGGACATGTGCAATATGTAATGTGGTATGTAATAGTGAGACAGTTTTCAATTATCATCTTGCGGGACAAAAGCATGCTGCTATGGTGAAGAAACAGGCAGATGGAACAGGAATGGCTACTGCCAGTTGA
- the LOC122307571 gene encoding BAG family molecular chaperone regulator 8, chloroplastic-like — MACHHRQSHPTPTNTTTCFHNFCCCCSCHSCSPPQVSHPLQEPLLHALAAHILHSDPLNHEQHHHHDPYSQSTKLNTHNLHPQNPYQNHQRRSQNQPFQETHGTGSMLSSLLRRIESLESSLLQVSTSSPYPYSCSPYSLRDLSARVIQIHFRAFLVRRSRTLRHLKDLAVIKSTFNSLKSSLSTETHFDCDALSHKAMDLLLKLDTIQGGDPMIREGKRSISRDLVHFLEFMDEVSVKRHRLSFKTIKNVSFGHPNGDKSRVLSTKIKSMDGQRDMIKKLRARVEKISELSKIYQNEENTDLEWFQQVSYDDEENPTRFAIRGNNGRISNGVLLKRKGVQSKVKKSVSFADNGNVYRVYSDIHEPISSEDGTCLDDSISSGHHGEEDVTKTVCKGFPQGTEDDEKAHSENGESPQSSDGEISPRRISRREGSHEIGEHIRIQNGNYAFSAPLPLKMESKAGTR; from the exons ATGGCCTGCCATCACCGCCAAAGCCACCCTACCCCCACCAACACCACCACCTGTTTCCACAACTTCTGCTGCTGTTGCAGCTGCCACAGCTGCAGCCCACCGCAAGTTTCCCATCCATTACAAGAGCCACTTCTCCATGCCCTTGCTGCTCACATTCTTCACTCTGACCCTCTCAACCACGAGCAACACCATCATCATGATCCCTATTCTCAATCCACGAAACTTAACACCCACAATCTCCATCCTCAAAACCCCTACCAAAATCATCAACGACGATCCCAAAACCAACCCTTCCAAGAAACCCATGGGACCGGCTCAATGCTTTCCTCTTTGCTTCGTCGCATCGAGTCCCTGGAGTCCTCTCTCCTCCAAGTTTCTACTTCTTCCCCATATCCATATTCTTGTTCCCCGTACTCTCTCAGAGACTTATCCGCTCGTGTTATACAAATCCATTTCCGTGCGTTCCTCGTTCGCAGATCAAGAACTTTAAGACATCTCAAAGACCTCGCTGTCATCAAGTCCACTTTCAACTCGCTCAAATCCTCGCTTTCCACTGAGACCCACTTCGATTGCGACGCTCTTTCTCACAAAGCAATGGATTTGCTTCTCAAGCTTGACACTATTCAG GGTGGAGACCCAATGATTAGGGAAGGGAAGAGGTCGATTAGCAGAGATTTGGTGCACTTCTTGGAGTTCATGGATGAGGTTTCAGTAAAAAGGCATAGGCTTTCCTTCAAAACGATTAAGAATGTGAGTTTTGGTCATCCAAATGGTGATAAATCTAGGGTTTTGAGCACCAAGATAAAAAGTATGGATGGGCAGAGGGATATGATAAAGAAATTGAGGGCCAGAGTCGAAAAGATTAGTGAGCTTTCTAAGATTTATCAAAACGAAGAAAACACCGACCTCGAGTGGTTCCAGCAAGTCAGTTATGATGACGAGGAAAACCCAACGAGATTTGCCATCAGAGGAAATAATGGGCGGATTAGTAATGGGGTTTTGTTGAAAAGGAAGGGGGTTCAATCTAAGGTTAAGAAAAGTGTGAGCTTTGCAGATAATGGGAACGTGTATAGGGTTTATAGTGACATCCACGAGCCAATTTCAAGTGAGGATGGTACTTGCTTGGATGACAGTATTTCCAGTGGTCATCACGGAGAGGAAGACGTCACAAAGACCGTGTGCAAGGGTTTTCCTCAAGGGACTGAGGATGATGAGAAGGCACACTCGGAAAATGGAGAATCACCCCAGTCCAGTGATGGGGAAATAAGTCCTAGAAGGATTTCGAGAAGGGAAGGAAGTCATGAAATTGGAGAGCATATTCGGATTCAAAATGGGAATTATGCATTCTCTGCTCCTTTGCCTTTGAAGATGGAGTCTAAAGCTGGGACTCGATGA
- the LOC122307542 gene encoding UDP-glucose 6-dehydrogenase 1, producing MVKICCIGAGYVGGPTMAIIALKCPSIEVAVVDISVSRITAWNSDQLPIYEPGLDDVVKQCRGKNLFFSTDVEKHVSEADIVFVSVNTPTKTRGLGAGKAADLTYWESAARMIADVSKSNKIVVEKSTVPVKTAEAIEKILTHNSKGIQFQILSNPEFLAEGTAIQDLLNPDRVLIGGRETPEGQKAIQALKDVYAQWVPEERILTANLWSAELSKLAANAFLAQRISSVNAMSALCEATGANVMQVSYAVGKDSRIGPKFLNSSVGFGGSCFQKDILNLVYICECNGLPEVAEYWKQVIKINDYQKNRFVNRVVASMFNTVSNKKIAVLGFAFKKDTGDTRETPAIDVCKGLLGDKARLSIYDPQVAEDQIQRDLTMDKFTWDHPIHLQPMSPTTVKQVSVVWDAYEATKDAHGVCILTEWDEFKTLDYKRVYDNMQKPAFVFDGRNVVDADKLREIGFIVYSIGKPLDPWLKDMPAVA from the coding sequence ATGGTGAAGATCTGTTGCATTGGTGCTGGATATGTTGGGGGCCCAACAATGGCCATCATTGCACTGAAGTGTCCTTCTATTGAGGTGGCTGTTGTGGACATCTCTGTGTCTAGGATCACAGCCTGGAACAGCGACCAGCTCCCCATCTATGAGCCTGGTCTTGATGACGTTGTGAAGCAATGCAGAGGCAAGAACCTCTTCTTCAGTACTGATGTGGAAAAACATGTCTCAGAGGCCGACATAGTGTTTGTCTCTGTCAACACCCCAACCAAAACTCGGGGTCTTGGGGCGGGGAAGGCTGCAGATCTGACTTATTGGGAGAGTGCAGCTCGTATGATTGCTGATGTGTCAAAATCTAACAAAATTGTAGTTGAGAAATCGACGGTTCCAGTCAAAACTGCTGAGGCAATTGAAAAAATTCTCACCCACAACAGCAAGGGAATCCAATTCCAAATTCTGTCAAACCCAGAATTCCTTGCTGAGGGGACTGCAATTCAAGATCTTCTCAACCCTGACAGAGTCCTCATTGGAGGCCGGGAGACCCCAGAAGGCCAGAAGGCCATCCAAGCATTGAAGGATGTCTATGCTCAGTGGGTCCCTGAGGAACGCATACTAACTGCCAATCTCTGGTCTGCAGAGCTCTCAAAGCTTGCTGCGAATGCCTTTTTGGCCCAGAGAATATCCTCAGTTAATGCCATGTCAGCTCTTTGTGAGGCTACTGGGGCAAATGTAATGCAGGTATCATATGCTGTGGGTAAGGACTCGAGGATTGGACCCAAGTTCCTGAATTCTAGTGTTGGCTTTGGGGGGTCCTGCTTCCAGAAGGATATTTTAAACCTGGTTTACATATGCGAGTGCAATGGTCTTCCTGAGGTTGCAGAGTACTGGAAACAGGTCATCAAGATCAACGATTACCAGAAGAACCGTTTTGTGAACCGTGTAGTTGCCTCCATGTTTAACACGGTTTCAAACAAGAAGATTGCAGTTTTGGGGTTTGCATTCAAGAAAGATACTGGAGACACGAGGGAGACCCCCGCCATTGACGTGTGCAAGGGGCTATTGGGTGACAAGGCCCGGTTGAGCATTTACGACCCACAGGTCGCGGAAGACCAGATCCAGAGGGACCTCACGATGGACAAATTTACTTGGGACCATCCCATTCACCTCCAGCCAATGAGCCCCACCACTGTGAAGCAAGTCAGCGTGGTTTGGGATGCCTATGAAGCAACAAAGGATGCCCATGGTGTTTGCATTCTGACCGAGTGGGATGAGTTTAAGACACTTGATTACAAGAGAGTTTATGATAACATGCAGAAACCGGCTTTTGTATTTGATGGCAGGAACGTGGTTGATGCAGATAAGCTGCGCGAGATTGGTTTCATTGTGTACTCAATTGGTAAGCCCCTGGATCCATGGCTCAAGGACATGCCAGCTGTGGCATAG